CACGCCGGATAATCATCCTTCCGAGCCTGATTTCTCACCTTCAGTTTACAAAGCAGATTCCCGTATAGGGGCTATCTACGATGAAGTTGCGCGGTCCATTGAATCCAAATTCTAATGGTATGAGTGTTATAAATACAAATAAAGCCTGCGTCCACCATTCGGATGCAGGCTTTTCAGTTTCTGTAATATACCAACATCTACTGTTTATGAACCTCCACCGCCGCCAGAATCTCCACTTCCACCATCTCCGCCATCACTACCACCTTCGCCCTGACCCTCTTGCTGTCCGCCTTGCTCTTCCCCCTGTTTTCCGCCACTTTCCACTTTGGGTTGCAATTCGTCCTGTACTACCTTCTTGAGCAAAGTGAGTACTTCCATGCGGAACAACGGGTTTTGCATCACTTCCTGCATGACAGTCATCGTCTGTTTACGATAATCCGGAGTCTTCGTCATATCCATGAACATCTTGGATACCTCAGGTGACTTCATGATGTCTTCAACAGACTTTTGATATGTGGGATCTTTAATCAATTGCATATGAAGTTGTTTACTTTGTGCGTTGATCACTTTGGCAAATTCACCCGCAAACTGCGGATCGGTCATGATCTTTTCGAACTCCTTCTTATATTCGGGAGCTGTGATGGTATCTTTTACTGCAATACGTATTTGTTCCGAAGATTGCACAGGCATTAACATTTTCATACCAATGGTTCCCGAACCACCACCCGATCCGCCGCCACCTTCTTCTGAACCGCCGCCTTCACCGCTGGATGAGCTTTGACCGGTAAGAGCTTCCTCTACCGCTTTCTTGCCTTCGTCACTTTTCAAAATATCTACAACCATTGTTTTCATCTCTTTATAACTGCCCTGAGGAGGCGAAGAACTCTGATCTGAACCGCAGCCGACAAGCATGACGGATAGCCCCAGTACGACACAGCATAGCTGCCACAAAGGCCGTTTCATGTGTACAATCCCTCCTTGATTAGATACTGGATGTAGTATGTGATGGGAAAGGGGGAAATATGTTGAGCAATGATGGTTTTTTGCTGAGAAGGTTGGTAAAATAAACACTCGGGGGTGGAAAACTTTTGAATTTACGTAGATGGTTTTTCCTGTTTTGGACAGCCTTGCTTATTGGGGCCGCGGGAGCATTGGGTACAGGATTGATTATGATGCTGGTGAACGGGGAGAAAACAAATGGGTTGAATGATTTTCTTCTGTATCTTTTGATACTATTCGGATCAGGGGTTATGATCAGCGTGTATTCACAAATGGGTTTCTTTGCATATCTGATATTGAATTATATGGGTAAAGGTGTATTTCCAAAGCGCGGTTGGCAGATCGTGCAGATTGTACTAACGGTGTTAGCCCTGCTTGACGTGATGTTTTTACGTCTGTTTGTTGGGGGAGACCGGGAGCGCATATCGGATATTGTGTTAGGTATCATTATTTTGGCAGCTGCAATTGTTACCGCTTACGTTAAAGTAAAGCTGACTCATATCTCCGCGCTCGTACCTACACTCTTTTTCATGATTGCCGTCACCATAGTGGAGACGATCGGCGTATTACGTATTGATGTGAATGCTGCAACCATATTTATTGTGGTTCCCTTGCTCCTATGTAATGCATACCAAATGCTGATATTGCACAGGCTGGTGGATGTATCTACGAATCGGAGTGTAAGTGGAAAGGCAGAACAGTTGAAAGAAAGCCGAGCATAGAATTCGTTTTGCATAAAAAACATACCAAAAAGAGCTAACCTGGTTAGCTCTTTTCAACTTTTACACTCGTATTTGAGCTGTAGCCCAAGCAATCTACCAATTATTGACCGCTGGCTTGATCACGAACTTCCTTACCTTCTACACTGGAATGGTTAAGCAACTCAGACACGGTTACGAATTCATAGCCCTGATTTTTTAATTTGTCGATAATGACAGGGAGTGCTTCATGTGTTTGTTTAGAAGAATCGCTTGCATGCAGCAGTACGATGTCCCCTGGATGTGCTTTGCTTACTACGCGATCAACTATGGTCTGTACACCAGGGTTTTTCCAATCCAAAGAGTCGGTATCCCACTGCACAACCTGATAATTCAGACTATTGGCTACCTGAAGCACACGCTTGTCAAAGTCCCCGTTGGGCAGACGCAGTAATTTCGGTTCTTTTCCCGTTAAATCGGTTAAAATGCTATGAGCTGTCGAAATTTCTTTGCGTATTTCTTCTTCGGTCAGGCTGCTGTAGTTTTCATGTCTGTGACCATGGCTGCCAATTTCATATCCTGCCTCTTTGATGGCAGTAACAATTTCAGGGTGTGTCTTGCTCCAGGGGGAGGAAAGGAAAAAGGTTGCCTTCTGCACTTTATTCTCCTGAAGAACTTTCAGAATCGGCTCTGTCCGTTTATCTCCCCAGCTAATGTCAAAGGTAAGTGCGATTACCTTCTTCTCGGTTGGAACGCTGTAGACGGCTGATGGTGCTTCCTCCGAGAATACGGAGACGTTCCCACTCTCCAGATAAATAATACCGATCGCAAAGATGGCAGCAACGAGGACAATCAGGTACCGTTTAATCTTTTTGCCGCTAAATACATAGAACGAGTTCATTTCAATAAGCGCCCCTCTCCCATAAGAAATGCTTGTTTACTCTCCAATGTATGCTCGTACTCCCCAGTTATTCGTAACGGAACCTTGTTTGTCCATCATTTTAGATTCTACAGGAGGTTATTATGTTAAAATTCAGTACATTTCTTAGAGATCTTAGTTCCATTCGCAGTGCATTAATCTGGTCCGTAGTTTTGTTTGCTGTTGGTATAGGGGCAGGATGGGTGAGTACAGGGCCACTGGAAGAACTATTGTTGAACCAAATCGGAGGACTACGTGAAGTCAGTGAACGGCTGGAGCAGGGGGGCAATGTGCAATGGAACTTCTTCCTGTTTATCTTTTTCAATAATGCCATCAAAAGTGTACTTGTCATCTATGCTGGTATATTCTTCGGAATTCTGCCTCTCATCTTCCTGCTGATCAATGGGATGGTCCTTGGATTTGTGGTGCACACCACGATGAATTATGGAGCAAGCTTCTATGATATTGTGGTTAAAGGTTTACTTCCGCATGGCATTATTGAGATTCCTGTCATTATTATTGCTTGCGCCTTCGGACTGAAGTTTGGTGGTCTGGTTATCAAAAGCCTTGCGCAACTTGGAAGTGACAAGCGAAATACGATGGGTACCCGGTGGAGAGTATTCATGAATAGGACATTAACGGCATCCTTCTGGGTTGTCATCTTGCTTCTTGTTGCAGCAATCATCGAAAGCACACTTACGTATACTCTGGTGAGAGGATAAAATTTTGTGCTGGTTGGCATTCATAAATTTTCAGAAAGTTGACCATAACAATAAAACGGGTTCCAGCAGCACCCACAAAAGCGAGAATGCACGGGGTGTTGCATGAAACTTGTGTAAGTGTGATAAAGAGGCTATGCACAAAAAGGAGAACTCTAATGCTGGGTATGTTGTTTAACGAGAAGGAATGCAAGGAACTAGACTATGTGCTGCGTAAAGAATTAGATGAAATGCTGTTCGATCTGAGTGATAATCGTCTTGACCAAGAGATCAAATATGCTATCGCGAGCCGATATAAGACTGTGTTCCGCATGTATGCACGCTTTGCCCCGCCAAAAGAGTTGTCCAAGTATGCAAGAGGTGGGAAGCTGAAAAAGTCGAAGCCATAATGCTGAAGCTGGTCATATATTCGATTTACAGTAGTGGAATGAGGTGCGGCTCTTCATAGCGGGTGCTGTACCTCTGAACCATGAGAATGTGAAATTGTTATGGGATTCATACTTTTTGTCGAAAAAGGGTTGACCTTTCTAATTTCATATGGTAAATTAATTTTCGTTCCTTTTTTAGGAGCGGTTCACTGAAACAAGCATGAAAATAAAGCGATTGAAAATAATCGGAAAAATAATGCTTGCAAAGAGAACTTCAACATGATATATTATAAAAGTCGCCGCTGAAACGACGACAACATGAAAAACAGCACTAAATTGAATTTTTGATCTTTGAAAACTGAACAACGAGTGAGTAAACATTCTGCTTGCAGAATGAAACGCGAAAGTTTGAGACAAGCCTTGGCTTGAATCGGCTGGAGCACAAATGAGATTTTTAATCTCGTCAGATTCAAAATGAGCTTATCGCTCTTTTCAATACTTTATTGGAGAGTTTGATCCTGGCTCAGGACGAACGCTGGCGGCATGCCTAATACATGCAAGTCGAGCGGACTTGAAGAGAAGCTTGCTTCTCCGATGGTTAGCGGCGGACGGGTGAGTAACACGTAGGCAACCTGCCCTCAAGTTTGGGACAACTACCGGAAACGGTAGCTAATACCGAATAGTTGTTTTCTTCGCCTGAAGGAAACTGGAAAGACGGAGCAATCTGTCACTTGGGGATGGGCCTGCGGCGCATTAGCTAGTTGGTGAGGTAACGGCTCACCAAGGCGACGATGCGTAGCCGACCTGAGAGGGTGATCGGCCACACTGGGACTGAGACACGGCCCAGACTCCTACGGGAGGCAGCAGTAGGGAATCTTCCGCAATGGGCGAAAGCCTGACGGAGCAATGCCGCGTGAGTGATGAAGGTTTTCGGATCGTAAAGCTCTGTTGCCAGGGAAGAATGCTTGGGAGAGTAACTGCTCTCAAGGTGACGGTACCTGAGAAGAAAGCCCCGGCTAACTACGTGCCAGCAGCCGCGGTAATACGTAGGGGGCAAGCGTTGTCCGGAATTATTGGGCGTAAAGCGCGCGCAGGCGGTCATTTAAGTCTGGTGTTTAATCCCGGGGCTCAACCCCGGATCGCACTGGAAACTGGGTGACTTGAGTGCAGAAGAGGAGAGTGGAATTCCACGTGTAGCGGTGAAATGCGTAGATATGTGGAGGAACACCAGTGGCGAAGGCGACTCTCTGGGCTGTAACTGACGCTGAGGCGCGAAAGCGTGGGGAGCAAACAGGATTAGATACCCTGGTAGTCCACGCCGTAAACGATGAGTGCTAGGTGTTAGGGGTTTCGATACCCTTGGTGCCGAAGTTAACACATTAAGCACTCCGCCTGGGGAGTACGGTCGCAAGACTGAAACTCAAAGGAATTGACGGGGACCCGCACAAGCAGTGGAGTATGTGGTTTAATTCGAAGCAACGCGAAGAACCTTACCAGGTCTTGACATCCCTCTGACCGGTACAGAGATGTACCTTTCCTTCGGGACAGAGGAGACAGGTGGTGCATGGTTGTCGTCAGCTCGTGTCGTGAGATGTTGGGTTAAGTCCCGCAACGAGCGCAACCCTTATATTTAGTTGCCAGCACTTCGGGTGGGCACTCTAGATAGACTGCCGGTGACAAACCGGAGGAAGGTGGGGATGACGTCAAATCATCATGCCCCTTATGACCTGGGCTACACACGTACTACAATGGCCGGTACAACGGGCTGCGAAATCGCGAGATGGAGCCAATCCCAACAAAGCCGGTCTCAGTTCGGATTGCAGGCTGCAACTCGCCTGCATGAAGTCGGAATTGCTAGTAATCGCGGATCAGCATGCCGCGGTGAATACGTTCCCGGGTCTTGTACACACCGCCCGTCACACCACGAGAGTTTATAACACCCGAAGTCGGTGGGGTAACCGCAAGGAGCCAGCCGCCGAAGGTGGGATAGATGATTGGGGTGAAGTCGTAACAAGGTAGCCGTATCGGAAGGTGCGGCTGGATCACCTCCTTTCTATGGAGAATCGTTTCCTGCAACGGAAACATTCAAATAAGCAGGTTCTTAGAACCTGCGACAGCGATTCATTTCGGTCCGTCACTTCGGTGTGGATGAAATGAAGAGCAAAGCAACTCACTCGTTGTTCAGTTTTGAGAGCTCAAACTCTCAAACGTTTGGTGGCGATAGCGAAGGGGTTCCACACGTTCCCATCCCGAACACGACCGTTAAGCCCTTCAGCGTCAATGGTACTTGGACCGCAGGGTCCTGGGAGAGTAGAACGCCGCCAAGCGTAACCCATTTTGGGTTCAAATAGTATATGTAATGTGGGCCCTTAGCTCAGTTGGTTAGAGCGCACCTCTGATAAGGGTGAGGCCGGTGGTTCGAGTCCACCAGGGCCCACCATCTATACCTTTAAACTTTATATGGGGCCATAGCTCAGCTGGGAGAGCGCCTGCCTTGCAAGCAGGAGGTCAGCGGTTCGATCCCGCTTGGCTCCACCAAAAAAATTTTACAAGTTTGTTCTTTGAAAACTAGATATCGAAACGAAACAAACGCGAATTAGAACATTCCTTTAAGCTGATCTTGTGTAAACAAGTGAAGTGTTTTTATAAGGTAGATTGCACGTACGATGGTATCGAATGGGAGCGACTTTTGGCTTTGCGCAAGCAAAACAAGGGAAGCGAGCAGTCGAAACCGGAGCACGAGGTTAAGCTACTAAGAGCACACGGAGGATGCCTAGGCGCTAGGAGCCGATGAAGGACGTGGCGAACAACGAAACTGCCTCGGGGAGCTGTAAGCAAGCTTTGATCCGGGGGTGTCCGAATGGGGAAACCCAGCTGGGGTAATTTCCAGTTACTCATAACTGAATACATAGGTTATGCAGAGGCATACCAGGGGAACTGAAACATCTAAGTACCCTGAGGAAGAGAAAACAATAGTGATTCCGTCAGTAGCGGCGAGCGAACGCGGAGAAGCCCAAACCAGAGAGCTTGCTCTTTGGGGTTGTGGGACGTCTCACATGGAGTTACAAAGGAACCGGTTAAGCGAAGAGGTCTGGAAAGGCCCGCCAAAGAAGGTAAAAGCCCTGTAATTGAAAGTCTGTTCCCTCCGAGACGGATCCCGAGTAGTGCGGGGCACGTGAAACCCCGTATGAATCCGGCAGGACCATCTGCCAAGGCTAAATACTTCCTAGCGACCGATAGTGAAGCAGTACCGTGAGGGAAAGGTGAAAAGCACCCCGGAAGGGGAGTGAAATAGAACCTGAAACCGTGTGCTTACAAAAAGTCAGAGCCCGTTTTAGGGGTGATGGCGTGCCTTTTGTAGAATGAACCGGCGAGTTACGTTCCCGTGCAAGGTTAAGGTGAAGAGCCGGAGCCGCAGCGAAAGCGAGTCTGAATAGGGCGATATAGTACGTGGACGTAGACCCGAAACCGGGTGATCTACCCCTGTCCAGGGTGAAGGTGCGGTAACACGCACTGGAGGCCCGAACCCACGCATGTTGAAAAATGCGGGGATGAGGTGGGGGTAGCGGAGAAATTCCAATCGAACTCGGAGATAGCTGGTTCTCCCCGAAATAGCTTTAGGGCTAGCCTCGGAAAACAGAGTCGTGGAGGTAGAGCACTGATTGGGTGCGGGGCCCGCAAGGGTTACCAAGCTCAGTCAAACTCCGAATGCCATAGACTTACTTCCGGGAGTCAGACAGTGAGTGCTAAGATCCATTGTCAAAAGGGAAACAGCCCAGACCATCAGCTAAGGTCCCCAAGTGTGTGTTAAGTGGGAAAGGATGTGGAGTTGCACAGACAACCAGGATGTTGGCTTAGAAGCAGCCACCATTGAAAGAGTGCGTAATAGCTCACTGGTCGAGTGACTCTGCGCCGAAAATGTAACGGGGCTAAACACACCACCGAAGCTATGGCTTGATGCTTTGCATCAGGGGTAGGGGAGCGTTGTATAAGGGTTGAAGGTGTACCGTAAGGAGCGCTGGACATTATACAAGTGAGAATGCCGGTATGAGTAACGAAAAGATCAGTGAGAATCTGATCCGCCGAAAGCCTAAGGGTTCCTGAGGAAGGCTCGTCCGCTCAGGGTAAGTCGGGACCTAAGGCGAGGCCGAAAGGCGTAGTCGAAGGACAACAGGTCGAAATTCCTGTACCACCGTAAGCCGTTATGAGCAATGGGGGGACGCAGTAGGGTAGTGACGCGGACTGATGGATGTCCGTCTAAGCAGTAAGGCTGATGTGTAGGCAAATCCGCACATCATTAAGGCTGAGCTGTGATGGGGAGCGAAAATTATAGTAGCGAAGGTCATGATCTCACACTGCCAAGAAAAGCCTCTAGCCAGGTGAAGGTGCCCGTACCGCAAACCGACACAGGTAGGCGAGAAGAGTATTCTAAGGCGCGCGGAAGAACTCTCGTTAAGGAACTCGGCAAAATGACCCCGTAACTTCGGGAGAAGGGGTGCCCCGGTAGTGTGAATAGCACGAGGGGGCCGCAGTGAAAAGGCCCAAGCGACTGTTTAGCAAAAACACAGGTCTGTGCGAAGCCGTAAGGCGAAGTATACGGGCTGACGCCTGCCCGGTGCTGGAAGGTTAAGGGGAGTGGTTAGGGAGTAATCCCGAAGCTGTGAACCGAAGCCCCAGTAAACGGCGGCCGTAACTATAACGGTCCTAAGGTAGCGAAATTCCTTGTCAGGTAAATTCTGACCCGCACGAATGGCGTAACGACTTGGGCGCTGTCTCAACGAGAGATCCGGTGAAATTTTAATACCTGTGAAGATGCAGGTTACCCGCGACAAGACGGAAAGACCCCATGGAGCTTTACTGCAGCTTGATATTGAATTTGGGTACGATCTGTACAGGATAGGTGGGAGCCTTTGAAGTGTGAGCGCCAGCTTGCATGGAGGCAACGTTGGGATACCACCCTGATCGTATCTAGGTTCTAACCTGGTACCGTAATCCGGTGCGGGGACAGTGTCAGGTGGGCAGTTTGACTGGGGCGGTCGCCTCCTAAAGAGTAACGGAGGCGCCCAAAGGTTCCCTCAGAATGGTTGGA
The nucleotide sequence above comes from Paenibacillus sp. W2I17. Encoded proteins:
- the gerD gene encoding spore germination lipoprotein GerD, giving the protein MKRPLWQLCCVVLGLSVMLVGCGSDQSSSPPQGSYKEMKTMVVDILKSDEGKKAVEEALTGQSSSSGEGGGSEEGGGGSGGGSGTIGMKMLMPVQSSEQIRIAVKDTITAPEYKKEFEKIMTDPQFAGEFAKVINAQSKQLHMQLIKDPTYQKSVEDIMKSPEVSKMFMDMTKTPDYRKQTMTVMQEVMQNPLFRMEVLTLLKKVVQDELQPKVESGGKQGEEQGGQQEGQGEGGSDGGDGGSGDSGGGGGS
- a CDS encoding KinB-signaling pathway activation protein; amino-acid sequence: MNLRRWFFLFWTALLIGAAGALGTGLIMMLVNGEKTNGLNDFLLYLLILFGSGVMISVYSQMGFFAYLILNYMGKGVFPKRGWQIVQIVLTVLALLDVMFLRLFVGGDRERISDIVLGIIILAAAIVTAYVKVKLTHISALVPTLFFMIAVTIVETIGVLRIDVNAATIFIVVPLLLCNAYQMLILHRLVDVSTNRSVSGKAEQLKESRA
- the pdaB gene encoding polysaccharide deacetylase family sporulation protein PdaB — protein: MNSFYVFSGKKIKRYLIVLVAAIFAIGIIYLESGNVSVFSEEAPSAVYSVPTEKKVIALTFDISWGDKRTEPILKVLQENKVQKATFFLSSPWSKTHPEIVTAIKEAGYEIGSHGHRHENYSSLTEEEIRKEISTAHSILTDLTGKEPKLLRLPNGDFDKRVLQVANSLNYQVVQWDTDSLDWKNPGVQTIVDRVVSKAHPGDIVLLHASDSSKQTHEALPVIIDKLKNQGYEFVTVSELLNHSSVEGKEVRDQASGQ
- a CDS encoding stage II sporulation protein M, with the protein product MLKFSTFLRDLSSIRSALIWSVVLFAVGIGAGWVSTGPLEELLLNQIGGLREVSERLEQGGNVQWNFFLFIFFNNAIKSVLVIYAGIFFGILPLIFLLINGMVLGFVVHTTMNYGASFYDIVVKGLLPHGIIEIPVIIIACAFGLKFGGLVIKSLAQLGSDKRNTMGTRWRVFMNRTLTASFWVVILLLVAAIIESTLTYTLVRG